A DNA window from Altererythrobacter sp. B11 contains the following coding sequences:
- a CDS encoding 3-methyl-2-oxobutanoate dehydrogenase (2-methylpropanoyl-transferring) subunit alpha, with the protein MAKVDAEAGGNRPRLSLHVPEPRFRPGDTVDFAHLQVPEAGAQPRPDEACPAAETNPLCTDLIRVLGSDNQAHGPWNPNLTPDKLRLILRQMALVRAFDARMYRAQRQGKTSFYLKCVGEEATSVAATHGLDFEDMIFPSYRQQGCLIARDYPLLEMVNQIYSNRADKLKGRQLPILYSARSVNFFTISGNLATQLPQATGFAMASAIKGDSRIAAAWVGEGSTAEGDFHSALTFAAVYNAPAIFNVVNNQWAISSFSGFAGSERTSFAARAIGYGIAGLRVDGNDPLAVYAAERWAADRARSNNGPTLIEFFTYRAEGHSTSDDPTVYRSAEEREEWPLGDPIARLRDHLIALGEWSEDQHAEMDRELAEEVLRTTKEAEKNGILGHGLHHPFHTMFEDVFEELPWNLREQSEQAIRERKIKWPD; encoded by the coding sequence ATGGCCAAGGTGGACGCGGAGGCGGGCGGCAATCGGCCCCGTCTTTCGCTGCATGTCCCCGAACCGAGGTTTCGCCCCGGCGACACGGTGGATTTTGCGCATTTGCAAGTGCCCGAAGCGGGCGCGCAGCCGCGGCCGGACGAGGCCTGCCCCGCAGCGGAAACCAATCCGCTCTGCACCGATCTGATCCGTGTGCTCGGCAGCGACAATCAGGCCCATGGGCCGTGGAACCCCAACCTCACGCCCGACAAATTGCGGCTGATCCTGCGCCAGATGGCGCTGGTGCGCGCCTTCGATGCCCGCATGTATCGCGCGCAGCGGCAGGGGAAGACGAGCTTCTACCTCAAATGCGTGGGCGAGGAGGCGACCTCGGTCGCCGCCACCCATGGCCTCGATTTCGAGGATATGATCTTCCCCTCCTACCGCCAGCAGGGTTGCCTGATCGCGCGCGATTACCCGCTGCTGGAAATGGTGAACCAGATCTATTCCAACCGCGCGGACAAGCTGAAGGGGCGGCAATTGCCGATCCTCTATTCGGCGCGCTCGGTGAACTTCTTCACCATCTCGGGCAATCTGGCGACGCAGCTGCCGCAGGCCACCGGCTTTGCCATGGCCAGTGCAATCAAGGGCGACAGCCGCATTGCCGCCGCCTGGGTGGGCGAAGGCTCCACCGCGGAGGGGGACTTCCACTCCGCGCTCACCTTCGCTGCGGTGTATAATGCCCCGGCGATCTTCAATGTGGTCAACAACCAGTGGGCCATTTCCAGCTTCTCCGGATTTGCCGGTTCGGAGCGGACGAGCTTTGCGGCGCGGGCGATCGGCTATGGCATTGCCGGGCTGCGGGTGGACGGAAACGATCCGCTGGCCGTCTATGCGGCGGAGCGCTGGGCTGCGGATCGCGCACGGTCCAACAACGGGCCGACGCTGATCGAATTCTTCACCTACCGCGCGGAGGGCCACTCCACCTCCGACGATCCCACCGTCTATCGCAGCGCGGAGGAGCGGGAGGAATGGCCGCTGGGCGATCCCATCGCGCGCCTGCGCGACCATTTGATTGCGCTCGGCGAATGGTCGGAGGACCAGCACGCCGAGATGGACCGTGAACTGGCCGAGGAGGTGCTGCGCACCACCAAGGAGGCGGAGAAGAACGGCATCCTGGGCCACGGCCTGCATCATCCGTTCCACACCATGTTCGAGGATGTGTTCGAGGAACTGCCGTGGAACCTGCGCGAACAGAGCGAGCAGGCGATCCGCGAAAGGAAGATCAAATGGCCCGACTAG
- a CDS encoding alpha-ketoacid dehydrogenase subunit beta, with translation MARLDADEDPVSLSEAPARDLNMIEAINEALGIMLERDPDVILMGEDIGFFGGVFRATAGLQQKYGKTRVFDTPISECGIIGVAVGMGAYGLRPVPEIQFADYIYPGLDQLISEAARLRYRSAAEFIAPLTVRSPFGGGIFGGQTHSQSPEALFTHVAGLKTVVPSTPHDAKGLLIAAIEDNDPVIFFEPKRIYNGPFDGYYDRPTKPWKGHPGAKVPEGYYTIPLGKARVAREGEALTILAYGTMVHVAEGVCREKGVDAEIIDLRTLVPLDIEAVENSVRKTGRCLIAHEATRTSGFGAELSALVTERCFYHLEAPVERVTGFDTPYPHSLEWAYFPGPVRMGEAIDKILEA, from the coding sequence ATGGCCCGACTAGATGCCGACGAGGATCCGGTGAGCCTGTCCGAAGCGCCGGCGCGCGATCTCAACATGATCGAAGCGATCAACGAAGCGCTTGGCATCATGCTGGAGCGTGACCCCGACGTGATCCTGATGGGGGAGGACATCGGCTTTTTCGGCGGGGTGTTCCGCGCCACCGCGGGCCTGCAGCAGAAATACGGCAAGACGCGCGTGTTCGATACGCCGATCAGCGAATGCGGCATCATCGGCGTGGCGGTGGGCATGGGCGCCTATGGCCTGCGGCCGGTGCCGGAAATCCAGTTCGCGGACTATATCTATCCCGGGCTCGACCAGCTGATCAGCGAAGCGGCGCGGCTGCGCTATCGCTCCGCGGCGGAGTTCATTGCGCCGCTCACCGTGCGCAGCCCCTTCGGCGGCGGCATCTTCGGCGGGCAGACGCACAGCCAGAGCCCGGAGGCGCTGTTCACCCATGTCGCCGGGCTCAAGACCGTCGTGCCCAGCACCCCGCATGACGCCAAGGGCCTGCTGATCGCGGCGATCGAGGACAATGACCCGGTAATTTTCTTCGAGCCCAAGCGGATCTATAACGGCCCGTTCGACGGCTATTATGATCGTCCCACCAAACCGTGGAAGGGCCACCCCGGCGCCAAGGTGCCCGAAGGCTATTACACCATCCCCCTCGGCAAGGCGCGCGTGGCGCGGGAAGGGGAGGCGCTGACCATCCTCGCCTATGGCACCATGGTGCATGTGGCGGAGGGCGTGTGCCGCGAGAAGGGCGTGGATGCCGAAATCATCGACCTGCGCACACTGGTCCCGCTCGACATCGAGGCTGTGGAAAACTCTGTGCGCAAAACCGGCAGGTGCCTGATCGCGCATGAGGCGACGCGGACCTCCGGCTTTGGGGCAGAACTGTCCGCGCTGGTTACCGAACGCTGCTTCTATCACCTCGAAGCCCCGGTCGAGCGGGTGACGGGGTTCGACACACCCTATCCTCATAGCCTCGAGTGGGCCTATTTCCCTGGCCCCGTCCGCATGGGCGAGGCGATAGACAAGATCCTGGAGGCCTGA
- a CDS encoding dihydrolipoamide acetyltransferase family protein codes for MARFTFNLPDIGEGIAEAEIVAWHVKPGDMVAEDGRLADLMTDKATVEMESPVAGKILEVAGQAGDVIAIGSPLVVLEVEGEISDEVAQENEAASAPAPVESPADAGEAEGGRQLVGGPTPQPSFVAEPPEEKDEAQPAPPPRPAAPAPRAEVRRESSLARVLASPAVRRRAKDLGIDLGDVRPAEDGRIRHADLDSFISYGEAGGYAPAGGARPDETIKVVGLRRRIAENMAAAKRQIPHFAYVEECDVTELEKLRGDLNDGRGDRPKLTMLPLLIAAVCRALPDYPMLNARYDDEANVITRHGAVHMGIATMTEAGLMVPVIRDAQGKNLWQLAAEITRLAEAARSGKARPEELSGSTFTLTSLGPLGGIASTPVINRPEVAILAPNRIVERPMFVPDETGGERVAKRKLMNLSISCDHRVVDGYDAAAFVQAVKRLIEKPALLLAA; via the coding sequence ATGGCCCGCTTCACATTCAACCTCCCCGATATCGGCGAAGGCATCGCCGAAGCCGAGATCGTCGCCTGGCACGTGAAGCCCGGCGATATGGTGGCCGAGGATGGCCGGCTGGCGGACCTGATGACCGACAAGGCCACGGTGGAGATGGAAAGCCCCGTCGCCGGGAAGATTCTCGAGGTCGCGGGCCAGGCGGGCGATGTGATCGCCATCGGCTCCCCGCTGGTGGTGCTGGAGGTCGAGGGCGAAATTTCCGACGAAGTGGCCCAAGAGAACGAGGCGGCTTCCGCCCCCGCGCCGGTAGAATCCCCTGCGGACGCAGGGGAGGCAGAGGGCGGCCGCCAGCTTGTCGGTGGGCCGACGCCGCAACCCTCCTTCGTCGCAGAACCGCCCGAGGAGAAGGACGAGGCGCAGCCAGCGCCGCCGCCGCGCCCGGCGGCACCTGCTCCCAGGGCGGAAGTTCGCCGGGAAAGCTCGCTGGCGCGTGTCCTCGCCAGCCCCGCGGTGCGCCGGCGCGCCAAGGATCTCGGTATCGACCTCGGTGATGTGCGCCCGGCCGAAGATGGGCGCATCCGCCATGCCGATCTCGATTCCTTCATCAGCTATGGCGAAGCGGGCGGGTATGCCCCGGCGGGCGGTGCGCGGCCGGACGAGACGATCAAGGTGGTCGGCCTGCGCCGCCGGATTGCCGAGAACATGGCCGCGGCCAAGCGCCAGATCCCGCATTTCGCCTATGTCGAGGAATGCGATGTCACCGAGCTGGAGAAGCTGCGCGGCGATCTGAACGATGGGCGGGGCGATCGCCCCAAGCTGACGATGCTGCCGCTGCTGATCGCCGCCGTGTGCCGCGCACTGCCGGATTATCCGATGCTCAACGCCCGCTATGACGACGAGGCGAATGTCATCACGCGCCATGGCGCGGTGCATATGGGCATCGCCACGATGACGGAGGCCGGCCTGATGGTGCCGGTGATCCGCGATGCGCAGGGCAAGAACCTGTGGCAGCTCGCCGCCGAGATCACCCGGCTGGCGGAGGCCGCGCGCAGCGGCAAGGCGAGGCCCGAGGAGCTTTCGGGCTCGACTTTCACGCTAACCTCGCTCGGGCCGCTGGGTGGCATCGCTTCCACGCCGGTGATCAACCGGCCCGAGGTGGCGATTCTGGCGCCCAACCGCATCGTCGAACGGCCGATGTTCGTCCCCGACGAGACCGGCGGCGAACGGGTGGCCAAGCGCAAGCTGATGAATCTCTCGATTAGCTGCGATCACCGCGTGGTGGATGGTTACGATGCGGCGGCCTTCGTGCAGGCGGTGAAGCGCCTGATCGAGAAGCCGGCTCTGCTCCTCGCCGCCTGA
- a CDS encoding DUF2842 domain-containing protein, translating to MREKPTLRIPLGILALLVALAAYALAVMWASQWIEQTPVAVQTVVYLVLGVVWLLPLRRFLIWMETGRWG from the coding sequence ATGCGCGAGAAACCCACGCTGCGTATCCCGCTGGGCATATTGGCGCTGCTGGTGGCGCTGGCGGCCTATGCGCTGGCCGTCATGTGGGCCTCGCAATGGATCGAGCAGACGCCGGTGGCGGTGCAGACCGTGGTCTATCTGGTACTGGGCGTCGTCTGGCTGCTGCCGCTGCGGCGCTTCCTGATCTGGATGGAAACCGGCCGCTGGGGCTGA
- a CDS encoding 5-formyltetrahydrofolate cyclo-ligase, protein MTDIASCKAALRKELRRKRREHAAALPPQVSALVFHRPPAAVLDMVPDGATIGLYRADPGEAPAGAYTRFFFENGHRIALPRVTTLAEPMHFHLHTDPYEESDLVGGPLGLRQPQESAPVVVPDVLFMPLLGFTTGGDRLGQGGGFYDRYLAAHPDTLAIGMAWDVQEVEDLPVEAHDMPLAAIVTPTRLLGPF, encoded by the coding sequence ATGACCGATATCGCTTCCTGCAAAGCCGCCCTGCGCAAGGAATTGCGCCGCAAACGCCGTGAACACGCCGCCGCCCTGCCGCCGCAGGTAAGCGCACTGGTGTTCCACCGCCCGCCCGCCGCGGTGCTCGACATGGTGCCCGATGGCGCCACCATCGGCCTCTATCGCGCCGATCCGGGGGAGGCCCCCGCCGGCGCCTATACCCGCTTCTTCTTCGAAAACGGCCACCGCATCGCTCTGCCCCGCGTGACCACGCTGGCGGAGCCGATGCACTTCCACCTGCACACCGATCCCTATGAGGAAAGCGACCTCGTAGGCGGCCCCCTCGGCCTGCGCCAGCCGCAGGAAAGCGCCCCGGTGGTGGTGCCCGATGTGCTGTTCATGCCGCTGCTCGGCTTTACGACGGGCGGGGACCGGCTGGGCCAGGGCGGCGGCTTCTACGATCGCTATCTCGCCGCGCATCCCGATACGCTGGCCATCGGCATGGCGTGGGACGTGCAGGAGGTGGAGGATCTGCCGGTGGAGGCGCACGACATGCCGCTCGCCGCCATCGTCACCCCCACGCGCCTGCTGGGGCCCTTCTGA
- a CDS encoding cell division protein ZapA, with translation MSNVTLVIGGREFAVACGAGEEEHIAMLGRTIDGKIAAMPNLVSQSEPRMLLYAALLLADELAELRRSAVPAAAPQDDERANQLEAMAERLEYLADRLESAGAAS, from the coding sequence ATGAGCAATGTCACCCTGGTCATCGGCGGGCGGGAATTCGCCGTGGCCTGCGGCGCGGGCGAGGAAGAGCATATCGCCATGCTCGGCCGCACGATCGACGGCAAGATCGCCGCGATGCCCAATCTCGTCAGCCAGTCCGAACCGCGCATGCTGCTCTATGCCGCGCTGCTGCTGGCGGACGAACTGGCCGAGCTGCGCCGGTCGGCCGTGCCCGCCGCCGCGCCGCAGGACGATGAGCGTGCGAACCAGCTGGAAGCGATGGCCGAACGGCTGGAATATCTCGCCGACCGGCTTGAGAGCGCGGGCGCGGCATCCTAG